The Parvibaculaceae bacterium PLY_AMNH_Bact1 genome window below encodes:
- a CDS encoding hypothetical protein (Derived by automated computational analysis using gene prediction method: Protein Homology.), which yields MDFAEVTLAALRMYALVGVGVAALFLLIGVDRIDEDARGAYLFRPLLIPAIVSLWPLVVLRWVRLELKAS from the coding sequence ATGGATTTTGCTGAAGTGACGCTGGCTGCATTGCGCATGTACGCCCTTGTGGGTGTCGGGGTTGCTGCCTTGTTTCTTCTGATCGGCGTAGACCGGATCGATGAAGACGCCCGCGGTGCCTATCTGTTTCGTCCTTTGCTTATCCCAGCCATTGTCAGCCTTTGGCCTTTGGTCGTTTTGCGCTGGGTCCGCCTTGAACTTAAAGCAAGCTAG
- a CDS encoding hypothetical protein (Derived by automated computational analysis using gene prediction method: Protein Homology.), giving the protein MPKTHDDFFVGYIRGVPRGSRSLFLLIIVMFVGAMAGAGYFISATQPDPGPGRFFFQHKTFTGILETAPYPLVRIAPNETYPDGHTLLLAGQGKRGVQAKAAALAGQVVDVGGVLLKRGTIDMLQVGRRVPLQASAEGLTDDVRATIDLSVTDLGTWRLTGEVCDGKCYVGAMRPGTGIAHKACANLCLNGGVPAVFVSTAPVEGTEFFLLSDQDGNPIEEELQRYVAARVRVDGQIERRGDLMVFKVDLNSVEVL; this is encoded by the coding sequence ATGCCCAAGACGCATGATGATTTTTTTGTCGGTTACATACGGGGCGTACCGCGTGGCAGCCGTTCACTCTTTCTTCTGATCATCGTAATGTTTGTCGGAGCGATGGCGGGTGCGGGGTACTTTATCTCTGCTACGCAACCCGATCCCGGGCCAGGCCGGTTTTTCTTTCAGCACAAAACATTCACAGGTATTCTGGAAACAGCGCCCTATCCTCTCGTACGCATTGCCCCCAATGAAACCTACCCCGATGGGCATACGCTCCTTCTTGCGGGGCAAGGAAAACGGGGTGTGCAGGCGAAAGCAGCGGCGCTCGCCGGTCAAGTCGTGGATGTCGGTGGAGTGTTGCTGAAACGCGGAACGATCGACATGTTGCAGGTAGGCCGTCGAGTCCCCCTACAAGCGTCGGCTGAAGGGTTGACTGATGATGTGCGCGCCACAATTGATCTGTCTGTTACGGATCTTGGCACGTGGAGACTGACCGGAGAGGTTTGCGACGGCAAGTGTTATGTGGGCGCTATGCGCCCGGGAACCGGGATTGCTCACAAAGCCTGCGCCAATTTGTGTCTGAATGGCGGTGTGCCAGCGGTTTTTGTTAGCACCGCGCCTGTTGAGGGAACCGAATTTTTCCTCCTATCGGATCAAGATGGAAATCCAATTGAGGAGGAGCTGCAGAGATATGTCGCTGCTCGAGTGCGTGTCGACGGTCAGATTGAGCGCAGGGGTGACCTGATGGTCTTCAAAGTCGACCTCAATAGTGTGGAGGTTCTGTAG
- a CDS encoding ATP-binding protein (Derived by automated computational analysis using gene prediction method: Protein Homology.) translates to MIDFLRLRTLPGQLITLFVVVLLVSQVVNVLLIIGERRMQARSTLYASAIEKMANGTEQVIAFPGRRLGPEPRDRRGAPVRIEVNPSSAIGRLSEIECLSAYEEQLSNLLHSRSIQFETVRVCRGEKLRPPERQSGTAGARRSDNGVGRDGQRAMRPPPPGHRPPPDPRGAPGPGFESMVMSVHLADGRWINGITGHYPLENMTPRVFLATGGMVLVTVLVVIFFAGRITRPLTSLAEAADQLGRGGHGISLKEEGPTDLRSAIAAFNAMQERLTRMIETQRTMLRSVGHDLRTPLTSLRIRAEAMEPEVERIKVIATLDEMKAMIEEILTWAEDASGMEELHRVDLNALLTSLSDDYQDAGQNVIYEEGAAIIVLCRRVSLRRALRNLIDNGLKYGDEVNISLFVDGESVRICIDDKGPGIPDEDLRDVLKPFVRLETSRNKDTGGSGLGLSIAQSIIQAHGAELDLQNRKSGGFRASFKLPRET, encoded by the coding sequence GTGATCGATTTTCTTCGACTTCGAACGCTGCCAGGGCAACTCATCACCTTGTTTGTCGTTGTCCTGCTGGTCTCTCAGGTTGTCAATGTCTTGCTGATAATTGGTGAGCGACGGATGCAAGCACGCTCTACGCTTTATGCCTCGGCCATTGAGAAAATGGCTAACGGGACTGAGCAAGTCATCGCATTTCCAGGCAGAAGACTTGGTCCTGAACCCAGAGATAGGCGGGGTGCCCCTGTTCGTATTGAGGTGAATCCATCCTCGGCGATTGGTCGCCTTTCAGAGATAGAATGTCTCTCTGCTTATGAAGAGCAGCTCAGTAATCTGTTGCACAGTCGGAGTATTCAATTTGAAACTGTGCGCGTCTGTCGGGGAGAAAAGCTGCGGCCGCCTGAGCGTCAATCTGGTACAGCGGGAGCGAGGCGGTCTGACAACGGTGTGGGCCGAGATGGCCAGCGAGCCATGCGTCCGCCGCCGCCAGGACATAGACCTCCGCCCGACCCGAGGGGGGCACCTGGTCCGGGTTTTGAAAGCATGGTGATGTCGGTCCATCTGGCGGATGGTCGATGGATCAATGGGATCACCGGACACTATCCACTGGAAAACATGACGCCACGCGTGTTTTTGGCAACTGGTGGCATGGTGTTGGTAACGGTTCTTGTTGTTATCTTTTTTGCAGGGCGCATTACCCGCCCTCTGACCAGCCTCGCAGAGGCTGCGGATCAGTTGGGCCGCGGTGGGCATGGAATATCTCTGAAAGAAGAAGGGCCAACGGATCTGCGCTCGGCGATTGCCGCGTTTAATGCCATGCAGGAACGGCTCACCCGCATGATCGAAACCCAGCGGACAATGCTCCGGTCCGTCGGTCATGACTTAAGGACGCCACTCACATCGCTACGCATACGGGCGGAGGCCATGGAACCGGAGGTCGAGCGTATCAAAGTGATCGCGACTCTCGATGAAATGAAGGCGATGATTGAGGAGATCCTTACCTGGGCAGAAGATGCCTCAGGTATGGAAGAGCTTCACCGCGTTGATTTGAATGCACTGTTGACTAGCCTAAGTGATGATTATCAAGACGCTGGCCAGAATGTGATCTACGAAGAGGGCGCGGCAATCATTGTGTTGTGCAGACGCGTTTCTCTCCGTCGCGCGTTGCGTAACCTTATCGACAACGGTCTGAAATATGGGGATGAGGTCAATATTTCCCTTTTTGTCGACGGTGAATCCGTTCGCATCTGCATCGACGATAAAGGACCCGGTATTCCAGACGAGGATCTGCGCGATGTCCTCAAACCGTTTGTCCGCCTGGAAACATCGCGGAACAAAGATACCGGCGGGTCTGGGTTAGGATTGTCGATCGCTCAGTCAATCATTCAGGCGCATGGCGCTGAACTGGATCTCCAAAATAGGAAATCGGGTGGTTTCCGTGCATCATTCAAGTTACCGCGAGAGACCTGA
- a CDS encoding polyhydroxybutyrate depolymerase (Derived by automated computational analysis using gene prediction method: GeneMarkS-2+.) produces MRNASMRAMSDRLNIALIAANGLRGGWSFPGAPARTRNELEYVEEVLEDVQVRFNVPKSRILASGFSLGASMVWSLSCYMGDKFAGFAPVAGTFWNPLPETCPSGPPNLIHYHGRKDGTFPLAGRAIAGGLYHQGNTHESFDLWHSQGQCETEEPLITESGIFQCERRSGCGSSVLELCLHEGGHVYRAAWIERSWGILSDLKGWEH; encoded by the coding sequence ATGCGCAACGCAAGCATGCGGGCAATGAGTGATCGCCTCAACATCGCACTCATCGCCGCAAACGGTCTTCGCGGTGGTTGGTCATTTCCAGGAGCACCAGCAAGAACCAGAAACGAACTCGAGTATGTGGAAGAGGTATTGGAAGATGTGCAGGTGCGGTTCAACGTACCTAAATCCAGAATTCTGGCGTCTGGCTTTTCGCTAGGCGCTTCGATGGTCTGGAGTCTGTCATGTTATATGGGTGACAAGTTCGCAGGTTTTGCACCTGTGGCGGGAACGTTCTGGAATCCGCTTCCAGAAACCTGTCCAAGTGGCCCGCCCAACCTCATACATTATCACGGGCGAAAAGACGGTACTTTTCCCTTGGCAGGGCGTGCGATTGCTGGCGGTCTCTATCATCAGGGAAATACACATGAGAGTTTTGATCTCTGGCACTCTCAGGGTCAATGTGAGACAGAAGAACCGCTGATCACTGAATCCGGGATCTTTCAGTGTGAACGTAGATCTGGATGCGGGAGCAGCGTTTTGGAACTTTGCCTCCATGAGGGGGGGCATGTTTATCGCGCTGCGTGGATTGAACGCAGCTGGGGCATTCTGTCCGACCTCAAGGGTTGGGAGCATTAG
- a CDS encoding hypothetical protein (Derived by automated computational analysis using gene prediction method: GeneMarkS-2+.) — translation MTKNNQKFLLSTASTAVLLGAATTAYAEGVSLNYERLSFFEEPLATEVGDVTLELRGTVDLPVSVQLEGDDREDYNFTGNFQVNAETQTANQLTLGAAYFGQYATEDTDDHYTDNVAGYVGGVWGTLIGGNVSGIVREETRRARGVGNAELAFDATYGSLDDLGGSYIGRYGPVVLSGTIDEDANVDVGFMFQRPLGNKDYRFTGRYSEGTYTSADGSAVFDTRAVGAVAEFVYGSSTFDLGVGYEDFAATAVDVDRWYLSTGAQTKIGVTSLSLEGHYGEVEGQEEVAASFGAAYDIARGLSANLGVNYSYAPITVNGISFNDAQETKGIVSLRYSF, via the coding sequence ATGACCAAGAACAATCAGAAATTCTTGCTCTCGACGGCATCGACAGCTGTTTTGTTAGGGGCGGCAACGACCGCATATGCGGAGGGCGTGTCTCTCAACTATGAAAGACTTTCTTTCTTCGAGGAGCCTCTCGCGACAGAAGTAGGTGATGTAACGTTAGAACTCAGAGGTACTGTCGACCTGCCTGTATCAGTCCAATTGGAGGGCGATGACAGAGAGGACTACAACTTCACAGGAAACTTTCAGGTCAACGCTGAAACTCAGACAGCCAATCAGCTGACTCTGGGTGCGGCCTATTTCGGTCAATACGCGACAGAAGATACCGATGACCACTACACAGACAACGTGGCTGGTTACGTCGGCGGTGTTTGGGGAACGCTCATTGGGGGCAATGTCTCTGGAATTGTCCGTGAAGAGACAAGACGTGCGCGCGGTGTTGGCAATGCAGAGCTGGCATTCGATGCAACCTATGGTTCGCTGGATGACCTAGGTGGTTCCTATATTGGTCGTTATGGGCCGGTTGTGCTTAGCGGTACCATTGACGAAGACGCAAATGTGGACGTTGGTTTCATGTTCCAGAGGCCGCTTGGCAACAAGGACTATCGTTTCACGGGCCGCTACTCGGAAGGCACCTATACATCCGCAGATGGGTCAGCTGTCTTCGATACTCGAGCTGTTGGTGCGGTCGCAGAGTTTGTCTATGGCAGCTCAACATTTGATCTTGGCGTGGGGTATGAAGATTTTGCCGCGACAGCTGTGGATGTTGACCGGTGGTACCTGTCAACGGGCGCTCAAACCAAGATAGGTGTTACGAGCCTGTCTCTTGAAGGTCATTATGGCGAGGTAGAAGGCCAGGAAGAGGTCGCGGCCTCATTTGGCGCTGCCTACGACATCGCCCGGGGTTTGTCAGCCAATCTTGGTGTCAATTACAGCTATGCTCCCATAACGGTAAATGGAATCAGTTTTAACGACGCCCAGGAAACAAAGGGTATCGTGTCTTTGCGATATAGTTTCTAA
- a CDS encoding NAD-dependent malic enzyme (Derived by automated computational analysis using gene prediction method: Protein Homology.), which yields MRKAVGRSLLSDRVRTKSTAFSRQERDALGLRGLLPHNVSNLDTQKMRVLANMRRKAYDIERYIFLTALQERNQTLFYRTLIDHIEEIMPLVYTPTVGQACKEFAHIFRKPQGFYITPEDRGHISSMLENWPENDIRVIVITDGQRILGLGDLGANGMGIPIGKLALYVACAGIHPHQCLPVMLDVGTENEELRKDPLYLGYPYPRVGGDDYDALVAEFVDAVQVKFPKALIQFEDFQTPNAYRLLNTYRDQVLCFNDDIQGTAAVALAGVYASTRISNKKFEDLKIMFLGAGSAATGIADLICAAFQQKGLSYDEARAKLWFVDVEGLVVESRSDLMSHNLPYAHKHPELDFLSAIRTIQPDVLIGATGAPGTFTEEVVHAMADINDRPTIFALSNPTSSAECTAEQAYEWSDGRAIFASGSPFETISLNGHTHRPAQGNNAYIFPGIGLGAIVSDATVISENMFLAAAEALADEVTDQDIAEGAIYPRLPTIRNVSAKIAERVADTANREGVAQISHPEGYAHAIQGYMYDPSYST from the coding sequence ATGAGGAAGGCAGTAGGCCGCTCGTTATTGAGCGATAGGGTGCGCACAAAATCAACAGCCTTCTCGCGGCAAGAACGTGATGCGTTGGGCCTACGCGGCCTGCTGCCCCACAACGTTTCCAATCTTGATACGCAGAAAATGCGTGTTCTGGCGAACATGCGTCGCAAGGCTTACGATATTGAGCGGTACATTTTTTTGACCGCTCTTCAAGAGCGCAACCAAACACTCTTCTACCGGACGCTGATAGATCACATCGAAGAGATCATGCCGTTGGTTTACACGCCGACGGTAGGGCAAGCCTGCAAAGAATTCGCCCACATTTTTAGAAAACCACAGGGCTTCTACATTACGCCGGAAGACAGAGGTCATATCTCATCCATGCTTGAAAACTGGCCAGAAAACGACATTCGTGTGATCGTGATTACCGATGGCCAGCGCATCCTTGGCCTTGGCGACCTTGGTGCGAACGGTATGGGTATCCCCATTGGGAAGCTCGCTCTCTACGTTGCCTGTGCTGGGATTCACCCCCATCAATGCCTCCCAGTGATGCTTGATGTCGGGACAGAAAATGAAGAGCTTCGCAAAGATCCTCTTTATCTCGGCTACCCTTACCCCCGTGTAGGTGGTGATGACTATGATGCACTGGTGGCGGAGTTTGTTGACGCTGTTCAGGTGAAGTTCCCTAAAGCGCTCATTCAATTTGAAGACTTTCAGACACCCAATGCTTATCGGCTGCTGAACACCTATCGGGATCAGGTTCTCTGTTTCAACGACGATATTCAGGGAACTGCCGCCGTGGCACTCGCTGGCGTTTATGCTTCCACACGCATATCAAACAAAAAGTTCGAAGACCTGAAAATCATGTTTCTTGGCGCAGGATCTGCGGCGACTGGCATTGCTGACCTCATCTGCGCGGCATTTCAGCAAAAAGGACTATCCTATGACGAGGCACGCGCAAAACTTTGGTTTGTCGACGTTGAGGGACTTGTCGTTGAGAGCCGCTCAGATCTGATGTCTCATAACTTACCTTACGCACACAAACATCCCGAACTGGACTTTCTCTCGGCGATCCGAACCATCCAACCGGACGTGCTGATAGGTGCTACCGGTGCACCAGGTACATTTACTGAAGAAGTCGTCCACGCGATGGCGGATATCAACGACCGGCCGACTATCTTTGCCTTATCCAATCCGACCTCGAGCGCTGAATGCACAGCCGAGCAGGCATACGAGTGGAGCGATGGAAGGGCGATCTTTGCCAGTGGCAGCCCTTTTGAAACAATTTCTCTGAATGGCCACACTCATCGCCCCGCCCAAGGCAACAATGCCTATATTTTTCCGGGTATTGGATTGGGGGCTATTGTCTCGGATGCGACGGTCATCTCTGAGAATATGTTTCTGGCTGCAGCAGAAGCACTCGCTGACGAGGTGACGGATCAGGATATCGCAGAAGGTGCAATCTATCCAAGACTGCCAACAATCCGAAATGTTTCCGCAAAGATCGCCGAGCGCGTCGCCGACACCGCAAACCGCGAAGGCGTTGCTCAGATTTCTCATCCTGAAGGATATGCCCACGCCATCCAGGGCTATATGTACGACCCATCCTATTCGACCTGA
- a CDS encoding ferric reductase-like transmembrane domain-containing protein (Derived by automated computational analysis using gene prediction method: Protein Homology.) has protein sequence MSVKYTPVQWNPNKYVYDLVALAGIALYIVLFLKYAPMEIERSEQVNYPILRMRAFGTCAFILLSLILCIGPLARLDRRFLPLLYNRRHLGVLTFAVALTHASYVIDWYYVFSPTDRYVALLTSNVDYGQFLGFPFEAFGIFSLFVLLVLAVTSHDFWLKFFTPPFWKALHMIIYVGYTSLVAHVLFGYMQGATDPIFPILVVFFSATVLALHIAAGKRETDADRITAATVEGDWINVARLDEIEDEHGHMVPLPGGERIAIFRYDGKLSATSNACAHQNGPLGEGRIVDGCITCPWHGFQYRPEDGRAPAPFTEKIATYRLQLRDGDILVDPKPNPPGTHVDPVRIGESA, from the coding sequence ATGAGCGTCAAATACACGCCAGTCCAGTGGAACCCCAACAAGTATGTTTATGATCTCGTCGCACTTGCAGGCATCGCGCTTTACATCGTTCTGTTCCTCAAATACGCGCCCATGGAGATTGAGCGCTCGGAACAGGTGAACTATCCCATTCTGCGCATGCGTGCGTTTGGCACCTGCGCGTTCATACTGCTCTCGCTCATCCTATGCATTGGTCCGCTGGCCCGACTCGACAGGCGGTTTCTGCCGCTGCTCTATAATCGCCGACACCTGGGCGTCCTCACTTTCGCCGTCGCGCTGACCCATGCAAGCTATGTCATTGATTGGTATTATGTCTTCTCGCCGACTGACCGATATGTCGCCCTTCTCACCAGCAATGTCGACTATGGGCAGTTTCTTGGCTTCCCCTTTGAAGCCTTCGGTATATTCTCGCTGTTCGTCCTGTTGGTACTCGCCGTTACAAGCCATGATTTCTGGTTGAAGTTCTTCACGCCTCCGTTCTGGAAGGCACTCCATATGATCATTTATGTGGGCTACACCTCCCTGGTGGCGCATGTGCTTTTTGGGTACATGCAGGGCGCTACAGACCCCATCTTCCCCATTCTCGTGGTCTTCTTTTCTGCAACCGTGTTGGCTCTCCACATTGCGGCCGGAAAGCGCGAGACAGACGCGGACCGGATCACCGCTGCTACTGTTGAGGGTGACTGGATCAATGTCGCACGGTTAGACGAAATTGAAGATGAGCATGGCCACATGGTGCCACTGCCCGGTGGCGAGCGCATCGCGATATTTCGATATGATGGGAAGCTGTCTGCAACATCCAACGCCTGCGCTCATCAAAACGGTCCCTTAGGCGAAGGCCGCATTGTCGATGGTTGTATCACCTGTCCCTGGCACGGGTTCCAGTACCGGCCTGAAGATGGGCGTGCACCCGCTCCCTTTACCGAAAAAATCGCTACCTATCGATTGCAGCTTAGAGACGGCGACATCCTGGTTGATCCAAAACCCAACCCACCGGGCACGCATGTTGATCCAGTCCGCATTGGGGAGAGTGCCTAA
- a CDS encoding vanadium-dependent haloperoxidase (Derived by automated computational analysis using gene prediction method: Protein Homology.) translates to MHASRRQVLMGAAATSVLATAGCVGTFGSSSSYLTQILEPVNQNTVFHWTDIVMQQVRDQRVPPPRAAYNFSLPLAAGFLAANGIEQKYVEPFGVGAGPAGADPEVAYGVAFAIAAAEAFQQPFIFERRAFLGQFPDGEAKQLGVEWGERVGSYIVDMRTDDGSEPSEANFYLDRYQRRPDELRWSPTGPFYSASPGPAFGSFARGVFPGQGKIKPWTMTSGSQFRAVDFYDPKSPEFANEFATIKALGGGDSTIRTEDQSQIALFWEDGPWGITPPGHFIYIGIQLLQDQGLSFIELARAFALMGMTQADASISAWDSKYHHDIVRPESAIRVRAPKFHNPDPRVVAQSDWQSYIPTPEFPAYTSGHSTFGAAGTEMIAHVLGRDEVTFSGRSPDQVLWPELTGVTRRWTSLSQAAEENGLSRLYGGVHWELDHVQAMKAGRAIARQAYQTLFVKRA, encoded by the coding sequence ATGCATGCATCAAGGCGCCAGGTGTTGATGGGCGCGGCAGCAACTTCTGTGCTGGCGACCGCCGGCTGTGTGGGAACCTTTGGATCCTCTTCATCATACCTCACACAGATCCTCGAACCTGTAAATCAGAATACGGTTTTTCATTGGACCGATATCGTGATGCAACAGGTGCGGGATCAACGTGTGCCGCCCCCACGCGCGGCATACAATTTTTCTCTGCCTTTGGCCGCAGGATTTCTAGCGGCAAACGGGATTGAGCAAAAATATGTCGAGCCCTTCGGGGTCGGCGCGGGTCCAGCAGGAGCAGACCCTGAAGTTGCCTATGGCGTAGCGTTCGCAATTGCTGCAGCTGAAGCTTTTCAACAGCCATTCATTTTCGAACGTCGAGCTTTCTTAGGCCAATTCCCTGATGGTGAGGCAAAGCAGCTTGGCGTGGAGTGGGGGGAGCGTGTGGGCAGCTACATTGTCGACATGCGCACCGATGATGGCTCAGAGCCCAGCGAGGCAAACTTTTATTTGGATCGCTATCAGCGCCGTCCAGATGAACTGCGCTGGAGTCCTACGGGCCCATTTTACTCAGCGTCACCGGGACCGGCCTTTGGCTCGTTTGCGCGTGGTGTTTTTCCAGGGCAAGGAAAAATCAAACCCTGGACAATGACGTCTGGGTCTCAGTTTCGGGCGGTTGATTTTTATGACCCCAAAAGCCCTGAATTCGCGAATGAATTTGCTACCATCAAGGCATTAGGTGGCGGCGACAGTACGATACGGACAGAGGATCAATCTCAGATTGCCCTCTTCTGGGAAGATGGTCCCTGGGGGATTACGCCGCCCGGCCACTTCATCTATATCGGCATTCAACTCCTGCAAGACCAAGGATTGAGTTTCATAGAACTGGCGCGGGCCTTCGCATTGATGGGCATGACGCAGGCGGATGCCTCAATCAGCGCCTGGGACAGCAAATATCACCACGATATTGTGCGGCCTGAGAGTGCCATTCGGGTAAGAGCACCTAAGTTCCACAATCCCGATCCGCGCGTGGTCGCCCAATCGGATTGGCAGAGCTATATCCCAACACCAGAGTTCCCCGCCTATACATCAGGTCATTCGACCTTTGGGGCCGCCGGTACTGAGATGATTGCACACGTCCTGGGGCGCGATGAGGTGACCTTCTCAGGAAGGTCTCCTGACCAGGTCCTTTGGCCGGAACTAACGGGTGTCACTCGACGCTGGACGAGCCTTAGCCAGGCGGCTGAGGAAAATGGGCTTTCTCGCCTGTATGGTGGTGTTCACTGGGAACTCGATCATGTGCAGGCCATGAAAGCGGGGCGTGCTATTGCACGTCAAGCCTATCAAACACTTTTTGTGAAGAGGGCTTGA
- a CDS encoding hypothetical protein (Derived by automated computational analysis using gene prediction method: GeneMarkS-2+.) produces MVYRLIWHVAGLAIATGVCYGVYFAWGQFPAWTKGTDFNDLRIVAVFLLFVIALSVAQSIWSRLPKRPRDGIAGGKG; encoded by the coding sequence GTGGTCTACCGATTGATCTGGCATGTGGCTGGCCTCGCTATTGCCACCGGCGTCTGCTATGGCGTTTATTTTGCCTGGGGCCAATTCCCCGCATGGACCAAAGGCACAGACTTCAATGACCTGCGGATCGTCGCGGTTTTTCTTCTTTTTGTCATTGCCCTCAGTGTTGCCCAATCCATTTGGAGCCGCTTGCCAAAACGTCCGCGGGACGGAATTGCAGGTGGGAAAGGATAG
- a CDS encoding response regulator (Derived by automated computational analysis using gene prediction method: Protein Homology. GO_process: GO:0000160 - phosphorelay signal transduction system [Evidence IEA]) produces the protein MERFARILVVDDQPDIREALGAHLERSGFSVALAENASAARSLIESDTIDLVVLDIMMPGEDGLSLCRHLRETQNLPVILLTALTDDTDRIVGLELGADDYVTKPFNPRELVARIKAVLRRTQNPAEITQNMHTRRFGTWVLHLHRGELTDQDGTIVPLSAGEIQLLTVFLENHNCVLTRDELIDLTKGRDALPFERSVDNMISRLRRKIEPNPKEPIYIKTVWGGGYRFVTQSDAP, from the coding sequence ATGGAGCGGTTCGCTCGCATTCTGGTTGTAGATGATCAGCCAGATATCCGTGAAGCACTCGGCGCTCATCTGGAGCGAAGTGGGTTTTCTGTCGCGCTTGCAGAAAACGCGAGCGCCGCGCGGTCGCTCATAGAGTCTGACACAATCGACCTAGTCGTGCTCGACATCATGATGCCAGGGGAAGATGGTCTAAGTCTTTGTCGGCATTTGCGCGAAACGCAGAACCTACCAGTAATACTTCTCACCGCGTTGACGGATGATACGGATCGCATTGTCGGGCTGGAGCTCGGTGCAGATGATTATGTGACCAAGCCGTTCAACCCGAGGGAGCTCGTAGCCAGGATTAAGGCAGTTCTACGCAGAACTCAAAATCCAGCGGAAATCACCCAGAACATGCATACCAGGCGGTTTGGTACATGGGTGCTGCACCTGCATAGAGGCGAGCTGACCGATCAGGATGGCACCATTGTTCCATTAAGCGCAGGCGAGATACAGTTACTCACTGTGTTTCTCGAAAACCACAATTGCGTTCTGACCCGTGATGAGCTGATCGACCTCACAAAAGGACGAGATGCGTTGCCGTTCGAGCGCAGCGTGGACAATATGATCAGCAGATTGCGCCGCAAGATCGAGCCCAACCCGAAAGAGCCGATCTATATAAAGACGGTTTGGGGTGGTGGGTACCGGTTTGTCACGCAGTCCGACGCGCCGTGA